The proteins below are encoded in one region of Macaca nemestrina isolate mMacNem1 chromosome 10, mMacNem.hap1, whole genome shotgun sequence:
- the LOC105474153 gene encoding myosin light polypeptide 6 isoform X2: protein MCDFTEDQTAEFKEAFQLFDRTGDGKILYSQCGDVMRALGQNPTNAEVLKVLGNPKSDEMNVKVLDFEHFLPMLQTVAKNKDQGTYEDYVEGLRVFDKEGNGTVMGAEIRHVLVTLGEKMTEEEVEMLVAGHEDSNGCINYEELVRMVLNG, encoded by the exons ATG TGTGACTTCACCGAAGACCAGACCGCAG AGTTCAAGGAGGCCTTCCAGCTGTTTGACCGAACAGGTGATGGCAAGATCCTGTACAGCCAGTGTGGGGACGTGATGAGGGCCCTGGGCCAGAACCCTACCAACGCCGAGGTGCTCAAGGTCCTGGGGAACCCCAAGAGTGATG AGATGAACGTGAAGGTGCTGGACTTTGAGCACTTTCTGCCCATGCTGCAGACAGTGGCCAAGAACAAGGACCAGGGCACCTATGAGGATTATGTCGAAGGACTTCGGGTGTTTGACAAGGAAGGAAATGGCACTGTCATGGGTGCTGAAATCCGGCATGTTCTTGTCACACTGG GTGAGAAGATGACAGAGGAAGAAGTAGAGATGCTGGTGGCAGGGCACGAGGACAGCAATGGTTGTATCAACTATGAAG AGCTCGTCCGCATGGTGCTGAATGGCTGA
- the LOC105474153 gene encoding myosin light polypeptide 6 isoform X3 has translation MRALGQNPTNAEVLKVLGNPKSDEMNVKVLDFEHFLPMLQTVAKNKDQGTYEDYVEGLRVFDKEGNGTVMGAEIRHVLVTLGEKMTEEEVEMLVAGHEDSNGCINYEAFVRHILSG, from the exons ATGAGGGCCCTGGGCCAGAACCCTACCAACGCCGAGGTGCTCAAGGTCCTGGGGAACCCCAAGAGTGATG AGATGAACGTGAAGGTGCTGGACTTTGAGCACTTTCTGCCCATGCTGCAGACAGTGGCCAAGAACAAGGACCAGGGCACCTATGAGGATTATGTCGAAGGACTTCGGGTGTTTGACAAGGAAGGAAATGGCACTGTCATGGGTGCTGAAATCCGGCATGTTCTTGTCACACTGG GTGAGAAGATGACAGAGGAAGAAGTAGAGATGCTGGTGGCAGGGCACGAGGACAGCAATGGTTGTATCAACTATGAAG CGTTTGTGAGGCATATCCTGTCGGGGTGA
- the LOC105474153 gene encoding myosin light polypeptide 6 isoform X1, whose translation MCDFTEDQTAEFKEAFQLFDRTGDGKILYSQCGDVMRALGQNPTNAEVLKVLGNPKSDEMNVKVLDFEHFLPMLQTVAKNKDQGTYEDYVEGLRVFDKEGNGTVMGAEIRHVLVTLGEKMTEEEVEMLVAGHEDSNGCINYEAFVRHILSG comes from the exons ATG TGTGACTTCACCGAAGACCAGACCGCAG AGTTCAAGGAGGCCTTCCAGCTGTTTGACCGAACAGGTGATGGCAAGATCCTGTACAGCCAGTGTGGGGACGTGATGAGGGCCCTGGGCCAGAACCCTACCAACGCCGAGGTGCTCAAGGTCCTGGGGAACCCCAAGAGTGATG AGATGAACGTGAAGGTGCTGGACTTTGAGCACTTTCTGCCCATGCTGCAGACAGTGGCCAAGAACAAGGACCAGGGCACCTATGAGGATTATGTCGAAGGACTTCGGGTGTTTGACAAGGAAGGAAATGGCACTGTCATGGGTGCTGAAATCCGGCATGTTCTTGTCACACTGG GTGAGAAGATGACAGAGGAAGAAGTAGAGATGCTGGTGGCAGGGCACGAGGACAGCAATGGTTGTATCAACTATGAAG CGTTTGTGAGGCATATCCTGTCGGGGTGA
- the LOC105474155 gene encoding myosin light chain 6B isoform X2 produces MPPKKDVPVKKPAGPSISKPAAKPAAAAGAPPAKSKAEPAVPQAPQKTQEPPIDLSKVVIEFNKDQLEEFKEAFELFDRVGDGKILYSQCGDVMRALGQNPTNAEVLKVLGNPKSDELKSRRVDFETFLPMLQAVAKNRDQGTYEDYLEGLRVFDKEGDGKVMGAELRHVLTTLGEKMTEEEVETVLAGHEDSNGCINYEAFLKHILSV; encoded by the exons ATGCCTCCCAAGAAGGATGTTCCCGTGAAGAAACCAGCAGGGCCCTCCATCTCCAAACCTGCTGCtaagccagcagcagcagcaggggctCCTCCAGCCAAGAGCAAAGCTGAGCCAGCTGTCCCCCAGGCCCCTCAGAAAACCCAGGAGCCTCCAATCGATCTCTCCAAAGTGGTG ATCGAGTTTAACAAGGACCAGCTGGAGG aGTTCAAGGAGGCCTTCGAGCTGTTTGACCGAGTGGGGGATGGCAAGATCCTGTACAGCCAGTGTGGGGACGTGATGAGGGCCCTGGGCCAGAACCCCACCAACGCCGAGGTGCTCAAGGTCCTGGGGAACCCCAAGAGTGATG AGCTGAAGTCCCGGCGTGTGGACTTTGAAACTTTCCTGCCCATGCTCCAGGCAGTGGCCAAGAACCGGGACCAAGGCACATATGAGGACTACTTGGAGGGGCTTCGTGTGTTTGACAAGGAGGGGGACGGCAAAGTCATGGGAGCAGAGCTCAGACATGTTCTCACCACCCTCG GAGAGAAGATGACTgaggaggaggtggagactgTTCTGGCAGGACATGAGGACAGCAACGGCTGCATCAACTACGAGG CCTTCTTGAAACACATCCTAAGCGTCTGA
- the LOC105474155 gene encoding myosin light chain 6B isoform X1 — translation MPPKKDVPVKKPAGPSISKPAAKPAAAAGAPPAKSKAEPAVPQAPQKTQEPPIDLSKVVIEFNKDQLEEFKEAFELFDRVGDGKILYSQCGDVMRALGQNPTNAEVLKVLGNPKSDELKSRRVDFETFLPMLQAVAKNRDQGTYEDYLEGLRVFDKEGDGKVMGAELRHVLTTLGEAGKGDQNYFRVERGMGWARKKTGQISRASRRITILQVVGRRLRRSELWG, via the exons ATGCCTCCCAAGAAGGATGTTCCCGTGAAGAAACCAGCAGGGCCCTCCATCTCCAAACCTGCTGCtaagccagcagcagcagcaggggctCCTCCAGCCAAGAGCAAAGCTGAGCCAGCTGTCCCCCAGGCCCCTCAGAAAACCCAGGAGCCTCCAATCGATCTCTCCAAAGTGGTG ATCGAGTTTAACAAGGACCAGCTGGAGG aGTTCAAGGAGGCCTTCGAGCTGTTTGACCGAGTGGGGGATGGCAAGATCCTGTACAGCCAGTGTGGGGACGTGATGAGGGCCCTGGGCCAGAACCCCACCAACGCCGAGGTGCTCAAGGTCCTGGGGAACCCCAAGAGTGATG AGCTGAAGTCCCGGCGTGTGGACTTTGAAACTTTCCTGCCCATGCTCCAGGCAGTGGCCAAGAACCGGGACCAAGGCACATATGAGGACTACTTGGAGGGGCTTCGTGTGTTTGACAAGGAGGGGGACGGCAAAGTCATGGGAGCAGAGCTCAGACATGTTCTCACCACCCTCGGTGAGGCAGGCAAGGGGGACCAGAACTACTTTAGAGTGGAGAGGGGAATGGGGTGGGCCAGAAAAAAGACTGGCCAGATAAGCAGAGCCAGCAGGAGGATTACTATCCTGCAGGTTGTCGGCAGGAGACTGAGAAGGTCAGAGCTGTGGGGGTAG